CTCTGGGATTAAACGAGCTGTCACTTCCGACTGCAGAGCGTTTCTGCAGAGCCGGGGCATTGGGAGGCTGAACACGCTTTAGTCGTGTCATTATGAGCACTACCTGAAGGATTATTCTATGACAGTTTAGCAGCCAGATCTAATTTGAAATATGCAAATGACTTTAGATACTAGTTATATTCTTTCTTCCTGTGTCAGACTgtaacacacaccaacacaggcTAAAACAACACTGctataaatatgttatttaacAATTGATGAATGTTTTTACCgtaatacataaataattcaataaatatatataatgtacatttaaataaacatttatttatttcaagagactacatttatttttgtcatactggctgtgatgcagcacctcttttcaccctctgtctgaaaccagagcccagtctgctctgattggttagctggccggctctgttgtgattaatcaaccagcttagagatgtcccgccccttagcctatcacgtacaatgtgttggagggctaaCCAATAGAAACGCAAGTGTTAAGAAGTGATGTCACTGGGTTCCAGAATGTTCAAATtttagccttagcagaccatttacatgcacaaaaactggtataacacacaacagaaaggaaaaaccccaaagACTTAATAGGgaatctttatttaatatgcctcccccacccccccccaacCCTATGGGAGGCATAAAGCATCTCTTCTATTTGCTGTCACTGAGGGGTCAATCTCTACGAGCCTGCATTACTCACATTCTGCGAAGCAAGCAAGAGGCACTCTTTAAATAAGCTCAGCATTGACACGCTCTCAGAGCAGAGTACACAACAACTGTTTTTGTAAACAcaaccaataataataaataggaAACGGTAAATAGTCTTCTACTTGTGAGTTGTTGATGTGAGTTAATGACAGTGCTGTCATTATATCTCTATTTACCCTGTGTATATATTTAGGGATTGATATTGAAGCTTCCTGGTAGCGACCCAAAGGTCTCCTTGGCATCGAGTATCAGAAAATGCCGGAAGTTGGAAGCAAAATCAGATTCTGCAGCTTAACATTTTTACCTTTAAGCGGCTCTAAGTGATGTTCGTGGCCGTTCATGGGGAACCAAAACAGCCTTGAAACAAAACCCCGACGCAGAAGCACCTCCTCACGTTGTTATGGTAAACATGTTGGCGGCCTGTTTGCACATCCAGGGTAACATTAGCATTCATGTGGAGCTGAGGATCTGGTCACTTGGTGAAAACAAGTGCAATATTCACTCCCTCCACCGACGCCTGAGGGAGAAATCTGGCTCTTCAGCGGCTAAATGCTCCCtggttttgatatttttaacactaaataAACACCCACctgtttttctgtggttttattattgttacttATTTTATCATGGgctttatcttttattttcagtgtacTTTTTGTTTGCTCTTTACTGTTGAATaatatgagtttattttcaacatttaccAACTTTTAAGATACAGATGAAATCAGATAGGATTTACATTATTGATCCCAagctgggaaatgtttttgtaacaGCAGCGTGTAAACAAGGAGCTGAACTTAAATTAAAACCTCTCAAAAttagaaaacaaaactaaaatgaacagtaaaatatatacagagaGACGTATGTCCGATGCATAAACACTACGAAGGGCAATACACATTAAGTGTGCAAGAAATGTGTGAAGATATCAGAAACAGATGAGTAATGGATCACTTTAAAGAACATTTGATTTGCTTGAAATGTTCTAAATGAAGAACGTTTGATGGAGTGATGTTGCTAAGCTGGTATCGCCAAGAAATGAATAAcactttgtatatatttatacccCTTTATACAAAAACCTCTGCCTGCAAGGAGCTAGACGAGGCTTAATGTGTTGggtttgtttattcaaatgtgacTCCATTCACATTACACttatgtaatatataaataatggaTATTGAGGCTTTTATCACCGTAAGTACTGAACAAAATACTGGATTTCATGGCAAGGTTGTAAGCATTGTGtcatgagatttaaaaaaagaaatattcctctgtgtgtttcctttttcttgtgTGTTATAAATAAAGCGTGGAGTGAaagtagtttatttttaaagtaatatgtttactggagagaggaggaacaatATTATGACGCAATATGATGAGGAAGAAAGTATACCCTTGAGAGAAAGCAGCTAAATGAACTAGTTGAAAAACTGTTGCAGTCGAATGATATAAACATTAAATCAGTAATGGGTGGCTGCCACCCAGACATCTGACTTTAAATAATTGCACCACTTGACGCTCCCTGTTTGACAGAATTGATTGAATAAGAGATGAGGAAACTTTAATTTGATTCTCTTCCATCACCGTTACTGTCTCACCCTGCTTACTGTGACTaagatggaaatggaaatcACAACATGTGAAGCTTAAGGCAGAGTAACGGAGTacctttacttttatttgtctattttttaCATAGACCCCTGTGTTTACCCCACCACCTTTCAGAGAtgaatattgtactttttgctcCAATGCAATCATTTCATAACCTACTTGGGTTCTTCAACGATGCAATTACAAGACATACATAAATTAATGTTGTGCAAGTTCAGCCATTAAgtagtcttatggcctgtgggataaaactgtctctgaatatatcaaattaaagatattttattccccaattaaaaagagaaagcaagaTAATGACTTGGTATACTAACTAAATGTTAATGTTGTCTGGTTTgaattctttctttcttgtatATGCAACGGATCCAGTTAGTTTATGATGAGTATCTGAAAGCCATGTTGTTTTGTACATGCGAGTTAGGAAAAAAGAATCAGGTAAGGGCGGGGTCTGGGGTCTTCATTACTGGCCTAATGCGTCTAATGCACCACCCGGCGGGCACGTAGAGTGACCCTAAACAAACGCACCCACGTTTTTGCGTCAACAGGTGCACGCTGATTGCCGGAAAGCTAACGGTGCTGTGTGGCGGTGAATTCAACATAAACACCGGGGCTATAACCGACAGTGAGGACTTCTCCTTCAAGACAGGTGagtacacaaacaaactcatttAACCAGAGGCGTTTTATGAAAGACATGCAACACTAAGACTCAATTGCCTGTAACCGTGTCACGTGATTGGCCACGACCCATCTATTAGCGACTGGTTTATTAACTCCATCGGGAGAAGTGAACGAGAACTCCGATTATTGCACCCAACAGtcactaaaacaaaaatattaacatgtgTTCACAGGCCACATTTCTCCAGAACATTTAGACACTAACATGGCATTTTCAGACGGAATAAATCACTTTGTGTGAGTCCAATTGGTCTGATTTGTCTAGCTCAGCAACATGCTCTCGCGAGATCTGGTAACAGGGATTTGAGACAACTACacttttatgtaaacaaacacatgaaataatgaaataacGCAAAGTTTACCATGCTTATAACTATAAGATGGCTTTTATctgttttgctgtgttttaatgtttagaGGCTGTTGCTCTCTGTAGTTTTACCACAGGCAGTTTTATGTGAAAGgttctatataaataaagtttattattattattattacacttcctgtctcctgaaTGGGCCTgtttaatatattcatattttatttagctgaCTTTAGACATTGCTAGCATTTAGCCTCAAGTCATATTGGTGAGGTAGAGCATTAGATGATGTTAGCTTAaagttttaacacatttaacgCTCGGTGATGCAAGATCCTGTAAGACAAATCATACACATTTCTCTCAAATAAAGTTCATTCTCTCCTGATTTgtgtgcaaaaacacaacattttagtgTCAGAATGATCTGACAAAAATGTGGCTAGGAAAAAATGGGTCCAATATTTACAACGGAAACAGTCCATCGACTTTCTTCTCTAAAACGTCCCTGAGGTCAGTCAAGAGGACTGCACCAATGTTGTGGTGTTCTTGTAAAAAATGTGCTGCTTCGTttgtggctgcagcagctgtggagTTTATGTTATTTCTGCATGTTTGTCCTGTCTGCTTTGGTGTCGATATATCCTGCTGGTTATTCATGCTTTTTGTTGGTGCATAATAATGTGTGTTGCACCAGTCGTGGGGTCcagttgttttattgttggttgtttttgtttacctttcttCTTTCTGGGTGTACAATTGATATCAGTTGGTTGCAGACCACTGTCTAGTAGTAATACTGTTGATTTGGACCTCTGTGATGTGTTGACAAGTTATtgcaccttttttaaaacctaaataTGTTAGTTTAACAGTTTTCTTGTTAGtaccttctttcctttttttaaactgtaagcAGAAACTTCCACTCAGTGCTTGTTTTAACTGGCTTACTTCTCACATTTTGGAAGTGGAATATTCAAGTACTCTTTCCTTCACTGAGTTACAGGAACTGCTTGTTTACATGTGAACATCCAATTCCACATTTTAAGACACTTCTTTATCAATATTGTGATCAGCCTTGATAATTGTAGGCCCCGTTTATGAAATGAATGTCatgtatatttagtgttttAAAGTTATGATCCCACTATTTTCAAAAGTGATGTTTTAAGAAGAGGCGGTCCACCTTCCCTGACTTCACCAACATCATCAAATATGAACACACTTTCAAGAAATACAGCCTAGAATTAATCTTCAGGAAGAAAGAGCAGCAGAGGTGTTCTTAAATACAGGCTGATGCTGTGTTTATTGAGGGTTGATATATTGTTAGGACTATCATCTCAATGGCAGTTTGGGGAAAATAAGTGtttactttaaatgaaatatctttTTGGAACGATCATCAGTTTTGTGGATGTAATGACTAAGTGGGTAACACCAAATAATCTAATTAGAGAATTGCTTTACTAGCCtttaaaacaaggaaaagacATCACTTCTGCCGTGGTACGACAATATTGAAATGTACAGTTTCTCGTCACACGATAAAGATatcaaatctgtattttggcTAGCCCAGGTTCACGCAACTACACGTTTGTATGATTGCAGAGTTGGCTGTGCAATGATTTTAAATACCATTAATAGACAAGTAAGCCATATATTACTTATGTTCCGGTGTAATTACTGTAAACAATTGACTTTGGCCCACGTGAGGCATTGGTGTTTGTTTCTGGGTACTTTCCCAGAAGATTCtgctcatgtttgtgtttaacaGCATGCAAACTGGTGTTTCTGGCTAATGTAACCACACGTAGCTTCTCTAACCAGATTGTGCAATAGCCGTGGCAACTGTGGCTTTTTTTCCACcagcaaaacaaatcagttCACACTCGAGCTTGGAAATAACAGAATGTTTGTTATTAAGTTACACTTATACTGACCAGCTACAAGCTCCTCTCTCCGATTTTAGATGAATACAGACTTTGATTGCAGGGTGCAAACGCTGAAAAGATGATCATTTTAATACCCAATGTGTCTATATTATCAAAAATAAGAAGCACACCCAACCGACAGTGGCTGAAGTTGATGAGAGGATGTTATTTAGTTTGAAACTGACACTTAATGAACTAATCGGTAAGTTAAATGGATATAAAGTCAACATGCAACTACTTTTCTTAGTAAATGATTTGTTTGCATCTTTGTTTTGAGCAAACATGCAAACTATTCTCTGGTTCGACCTTCTCCAAAAGGAGTATTTGCTGctgttttcagatttgttttttacctGAATATTTGGGGGTCATTTTAAGTGGTTAATTGTGAGTTTAGTTCATTGTGATCATACTCTTCTGACATGCATGTTGTTCATTCCATTCAGGATGGATACATCCACAATGAAATGCTGGGTAATTTAGCTGTTTAGAGTAACGTTAGTTGGGTCATTTCAAATACATAAGGTAATGACTGATGAGTAATCTGTAGGCACTGTTTTATCAGTCACTGCTCTGCACACAGGGAGTTTAGATCAGCTGACTGGCTTTCCCTGCTGTATAATAACCTTAGTGACTGCAAATATGCCTAGGCTAATATAAATAGATTATGGTTGCAATAAAAACTGCACAACAGAGCAATGACAAATGCAAAGGCTGGTTGTTGTCATGTTATTGCTAAAGGAgccatttaattaaagtttccCCAGGCTGAATGACTCACTGTGAATCTCCACTTCAGAGGACAGGAAATAGCCTACTGCAAATGCCCTCTGCTGCTTGTTTTTAAAGTCTGGTTGAAAACATCTTCTAATTTccctgagaggagaaaaaaaacacacacacatgcaaaacacacacacacacacacacacacacacacacacacacacacacacacacacacacacacacacacacacacactggcgtCGACCAAGCTACAGATGGCACAAAGCTACAAAATGACACTACAGAAACAAGGATAGGCCTGGAAACTGGTGGCACAAACACTCTTAAAATACAACGAAAAGCTTCATGTTGGGACATTGACACAGCTACAGGACACAGGCATACTGTGCATGAAGCACTAGTTTGCTATAATGTTACCAACAGCAGTATCcttgcagtacacacacacacacacacacacacacacacacacacacacacacacacacacacacacacacacacacacacacacacacaaataaacacatcgAATGACAGTGGTTATTTCCATGTATGTTGTGAAGTTACCTACCTTGTTTTGGAGGCCAGGAAAGCGAGTTTGATTAATCCATGAGTGCAAATCTGGATCCCCTCTTTTTCTATACTCGCCACTTTCAAGCTGTGCTCTAAAATATGAAGCTCCATCTTTTACGTCTTCTCATTTGAGGAGCgactaaaaaaaaatgtacaaataacaaaaacctAGACACTTTCAAATGagatgcataaataaataaatacacacacgcatacacacacacacggcagcgGAAAAGGTGTATtaaatagagaaagaaaagcGAGGCAGGGTGGTTTAAAGAAAGCAAAGAGGTAAAAACGGACCTGCTGTCAAAACCTGCAACGGAACCACGCACACTTCTGGTAtgaggttttcaaaataaaagcctccgGCATACCTGATAAACAGTCACCATTTTTACTTCTTATATGTCTTAAATGTAGGTTTTGTATTTGGTACTGTCACCAGAGTTGTTACATCTGAATATGTGAGTTTTATGGGTTGGTGGATTTTGTTATCACAGGCTAGCAGTTTCCATCTGGTTCCattgtttatgctaagctaagctaactgctgGCTAAAGCTTGATCTAACTGATCTTATTTTCTAACTAACGCTTGACAGAATATATACACCTATTTTTCACCAAGGACAATTAAGTctactttaaatatttgctttgaatacaaatatgcaGCTTTGCTGTTATAtctattatcattttatttaaaagatgttaTGTAATAAAACCTAATTCATTGATTAATtactaaataataatgaaaaaggtatttgtttttaagagtTTTTAACCCACCTACCAAGTTATGTCTGTATTTTAATCCAGGTAGTTATAATGACATTTCTCTTGACTTGTTTATGGAATCTACCGAGAAAATCTAGTGATTTGGTATTAAAATATAGAACAATAGGAGAGAGTCAATAAGAGAACAACTCGAAACATTTCAATTGTGAAATAATGCTTTTTAATGGTGAGGTAATTTCATTTATCATGCATTACAACCTTGCATTAAATCATAAAAAGAAGAATGATCAACATTTatattggaaaaaaacaacctttaatcATAAAACTCTGAGAACGTTTTCATATCGTTTCTAAACCGGTGCTTTTATTCTATGAAATAACCGTGAAAGCCGGAAGAGTCCTCCTCAGCAGCTTCCTGCAGCTTGCCGGCTCAGAACTGGTCCCCATGTTTGCTCTCCGACTGGAATAGTTAGCAGCTGGTCCGACTGAAACAAACAACTTGCCATTCAAACGAAAGGGGCGGGTCTGCAGTAGAGTggggcattctgggaaatgtagttttataCCGTGTTGCTCTGTTCAGGTACGTCTACAcagatggaaagaaagagacagaaaaacgAGACTTATAACATGTTTTAGCATCTCCAGAGAGAGGCTGagtaaaatgattaaaaagagaattaaataaacaaaaaggacattATATTAGTGTATATCCTTAAACTATGTTTGGACTAGATCTgacaaatacagtataatagTATCATGgacaaattcaaaataaatctgaatgttTGATATCTGGATTCAGGTCTGCTAACGATAGTTTtgcacatatttattattataagatCAATTATGTGAATGTCCCAGTTGGATGCAAATAGGGTTACACCAACAAAATATCTACTTTAATTACATAACTATTGCACCTTTTCTTGATGCGTAGCAGGGGTGcgtttacatttacaaatacaaCGATGCAGCTCCTAAAGGTTGCATATGTGCTTATTTATCCAGcaattattttttcatgttGAAGTGACCattatattataaaaacataGAAAGCTTAGAccattttcttccattttatttaaagtaacttgtaatgttttttgcCCTGATTGCAAATACATTTGTGAGAGCATCTTCTGTTATTGTCTCAGTATAGATAATAAAGATCTAGGTAAATGTAAATACTATTATACCAGTTTCTACTGCCCACTTCTGTAATCTATACCCTGCCTCTATTCTATTAATGCTTGCATATTTTCGGCGATTCTACAGATGCAACTCTAACTTctttacactgtaaaaaaaaaacggttgaCAGAACACAGATTTTCTAGGCAACGTGATGCATTTGgttttttgagttttcttaacttaaattCACTGTGGTTGAgtgtacaaacatttttaagttCTGCCAACTCAAGTTTTTGGAGTGTTGCATAGAAATTTTGAGTTCTACAAACAAAGGCTTTTGAGTTTCACATGTTAATAttgagttctaccaacacagttttttgagtttcacctttaagctctgagttctaccaactcagttttttgagtttcacctttaagctccgagttctaccaactcagttttttgagtttcacctttaagctctgagttctaccaactcagttttttgagtttcacctttaagctccgagttctaccaactcagttttttgagtttcacctttaagctctgagttctaccaacacagttttaTGAGTTTTACATATAGATTCCAGgagttctaccaactcagtttttttaGTTCTACCAATCCCCCTCACCACTCCCCATCAttcaacacacaacaaattaattgaatacaatttgtttttatttttccaacatcaatgggctactggtgtgtgtgtgtgtgtgtgtgtgtgtgtgtgtgtgtgtgtgtgtgtgtgtgtgtgtgtgtgtgtgtgtgtgtgtgtgtgtgtgtgtgtgtgtgtgtgtgtgtgagaaagagctGGTGTAGGCTTGTTCATGGAGGAGTGATGACAGAGCTGGGCGTGCGTGCGttcgtgtgtatgtgtgtgtgagtgtaaatcATACACAGGCTTCACAGCAAAAGCTTCTCTTTCAAGGATCGCGTGCGCTGCGAGCATCTTGAACCAAGCTCGGAAAAGATAGTCTGGATGGCCTCAAAGGTGTACCTCATCTTCTCTGGATAGCTTATGTCCATTGCATACATTAGGCCAAACAGGTAGGCGAAGGCAGCAGCGAGGTCAGGTAGGTCGTGTTTTATAACTGCCCCTTCCAAGATGACATTGATTTCAGTCACTGGTGGGGATTCGGTGCCATCATCATCGTCATAGACAGTCAGTATGGCAACTGCCACTCCTCCAACCACCTCTTCCTCAGGGTCTGTGTTCTGTgggaaaaaacagacacagcaaaTGTTTTAGTGATACCAACACCCCATTACAATTGCGGTCAACACATAAGCTAATTTAGTTGTTTACAGTCACATTTAGGACAAGACTACCAGTCAATATGTATCCAGCTTCTGGGGAGATATGAAAGAGGCACTGCAAATCTATTAATCACACCGAAATGCTCTGGACTGACTTACCATGCACTTCAGAAAGAACTCTGATGCATCCTCTCTAACAAAAATGGGAAGGCCTCTCAATGCTGTCGTCCTTCTATGGCGCGCAATGTCTGCCGTCTGTGAACACGTGCATACAACcatggacagacacacacacagacagacacacactgtaatgcagcaagataacTCTCAAATTAAGAATCTCTGTTTATAAACATCGAATGTCATgtgattttgattatttaaggttatttttcttttttacatacagtttaGTTTGAGGAACATTACCCACCTCTTCATTAAGTGAATTCAGTAACTTTTCCAAATCTTGACCAAAAGCTGTCTTCCTGGCTTGGTAAAGTTTTATCAGGCGGGACGTATACTTGTCAAGAGATGCATTCCAAGTTTCATGGAGGTTTTTGCTGGTGACTCTATAAAATTCTTTAGATATctggacacaaaaaaaaaaacagtttataattataatatccATACCAGGACTTAATGTGGTATAGTCATGCCAGTCTAAAGCTGCCAATGCATTACAAGACTTTCATCtcatcatttgaatgaaaagactacattttcaaatgatagTGTATCAGAAGATTAACCATATAGCCTAGTACACAGGAATGAGTGTTTCagtacacaaatacacatgggaaaaccatacacacaaaacataaaggaaaacattacCTCCTCAGGAAAAAACAGTGCAGGCCATCTTTCTTGCACTGTTGACACCATAAATTATTCAAGTGCAGATTATGTTTAGATATTCATTTTCCATAAATGACTGAACAGTccaattaaaagtaaaccagtaaattcaaaaccacagcagagaaaaaatatatcagtcaatATATAAGTCTATATATTAGTACTGAATGCCCTGTATGTAGGTTACCCCACAACCTAGCCCTTGCCTATCCTCGTGCTACTGCTCCCTCCACAACCAATGTTAGCGCTACTGTCGCTATCACTAGCTACTACTGCTTGATTGTTAAGCAGACATCACATGgttctttctgcaacacacgCGGTCCTTATGCAACATGTGTATGGAGTACATTCaattaagttaaatattttagcaattttaagtttagatatttattttccatgaattactgaacagtcaaattaaaagtaaaccagtaaattcaaaaccacagCAGCATTCATTAATgcgagagaaaaaatatatcagtcaatATATAAGTCTATGGGTGCGTTCGTAAATTGCCACTCCGAGCACACTCTGAAACGTTTTAACcgatatatacagtctatggattTGACAGTATCATGAGACTGGTGAAATACTGTCTTTCTGGGAAGTGTTTCGAACGGTTAAAAAGTTTCAGAATGTGCTCGGAGTGACAATTTACGAATGCCCTGTATGTAGGTTACCCCACAAACTAGCCTCGCCTAGCCTCGCGCTACTTCTCCCTCTACTTCAGTTAAGACACAAGGGCACAAACTCTAACTCTCCCTCTACAACCAATGTTAGCGCTACTGTCGCTATCGCTAGCTACTACTGCTTGATTGTTAAGCAGACAgttctttctgcaacacacgCGGTCCTTATACAACATGTGTATAGAGTACATACaattaagttgaatattttagcaatttGCTGCTACTGACTGTGCATAGAACATCACGTTCAAAAATTAGCATTAAGTTAGCAAACTAAAATCAGCTAATAACTTTGCTAATTTGgttgaaatacattaaatatacgACGCTGGTTAGTTCAGCGACCAAATCTATCTTCAATTATTTGCCTTACGCATTCTATTAAGTCATATTTtagagaaataacaataattacctGATATGAATCTCACGTCTGGCAATCCTCTCAACTTCGAGGGAAAATGGTAGAACGGTCGACTCGTGGAGACCTGTGTATGTCCatggagacaggaaggaaaccCCGTAGTAGGCGTGTCCATGAACATACAGTTGAGGAAACTTAATTTTTTGTGTTAGAATCTTTCTAATCTTGTTAGAAAGTTGAGGGAAacaaaaaatcttgttttggtGAATCAAATTTCCTTGTTGACCAAATTCTGAGAATATTGAGTTGGgcaaacattaatttatttgttagatgacaaaattgtatttctgaatTAGCTTACAATAAAATTGTGTGTAAGTACAACAactgtaatttcctttttttacagtgtagcAATCATATCATGTTATCTCATGTTGCCATTGCAGTCATATTGTAGAGAGTTAGAAAgctttgacctttttattttgaagtgctATGTCGTATAGGCTATGTGAGTGGAGTGTTTCCTGGAAATCCATACAAAAGTTTGTCACTCTGGagaggacatttgcatttacctCCACCACTCGTACACCTGGGGAGCCTTTTCAGAAGTAGGGCTAAAGCATGTCTTTTTTCCCCTGAAGTTAAACTCACAATAATTGGCATCCTGTTGTGTCTCTGGTGTTTGAGTGTAAGTCAAAGGTTGCGTCCCACTGTGAGGCCGCAGTGGAAACACACGTAATCACAGCTTGTAACAGCACGGTGGGATTGTGGAAAAGTGGCCTCTGACACGTCCTCGGACATTTTGTACTGTTCCTCGCTGATCTGATTCACCAAGCTGTGTTGTCGTTTCCACAATTGCtgattacccccccccccccccccgtgtgtTTCTGCTCATCGACAGCTTTGTATCATTTGGTGATTGATTTATTAGCCAGCTGTTGTCTCGCTTTGACTCTTCCTTTGTCATTGAATGCAAATATCCAGTCTGCTCTCTTAAAACAGACAtacatgctcattttcaggttcatatttgtatttagtgtctccaCTGGGACaagtctccatgctttaatgttcaaagagagacacactttgggatttttgcctttgcagaccatttacatgcacacaaacctatatagcacactacaggaaagggaaaacccccaaagcatagtagggcctctttaatgaatgttgttcttcttgttctgtgAGTTTTGCACTACTGCATATTGCAATTGAAAGAATTCGACTCATTTTTGCGGCCCTAATAAGGCTGCACAACTTCTCCTCCTCCTACCTCCAAGGCTTCCTttctgcatttcatttgaaagaccTAACTCACTTCCCGGACGAGTGTGTTCTTGTTTAATAAGTCACAGAAGCACTGTGCTGTTAATTATCTCCAGCCGCTAGTATTTCCAGCCAACACTCTTAATTGCAGGAACAATTGGTTGTAACAGCCCACAACAAAGTATTAATTAAGCcaacaaacacagctctgaCACAACAACAGAGCCATTTGAACTGGAAAAAAACGTTTCCCCTGAGACAGGCGACTATTGTTCTGCTCACCTTCAGGTAGGAAAGCAAAGGTCCTTGGACCAATGAGCAGGCAACAATTACATAAAGCTGTTAAGTACTAAGTATTTAGTA
This Eleginops maclovinus isolate JMC-PN-2008 ecotype Puerto Natales chromosome 11, JC_Emac_rtc_rv5, whole genome shotgun sequence DNA region includes the following protein-coding sequences:
- the LOC134871766 gene encoding uncharacterized protein LOC134871766, translated to MVSTVQERWPALFFPEEISKEFYRVTSKNLHETWNASLDKYTSRLIKLYQARKTAFGQDLEKLLNSLNEETADIARHRRTTALRGLPIFVREDASEFFLKCMNTDPEEEVVGGVAVAILTVYDDDDGTESPPVTEINVILEGAVIKHDLPDLAAAFAYLFGLMYAMDISYPEKMRYTFEAIQTIFSELGSRCSQRTRSLKEKLLL